Genomic DNA from Candidatus Neomarinimicrobiota bacterium:
GGATGATAATGCAACGGATTGGGCTTATTCGGTTACCTGGGAAGGTGTGGCAGTAGAAGACCATCCAGCCTATACACCAGTGCATAGGTATGCTCGGAATATTATTGAAAGTATTGATCATTGGGCAACAGGATGGGTTGATTGGAATATCGTTCTCGATAAAGATGGTGGACCCAATCATGTAGGTAATTTCTGTGGTGCCCCGATCATGATCGACAAAGAATCTCAGTTTGTCTACTATACGCCAATTTTTCATGTCCTATCACAATTAAGCCGAAGCATTCGACCAGGCGATAAAGCGGTCCAGACGCATCAGGTGACGGATGAGCTGGGCTCAGATGATTTACATAGCTGCGCAACCATCAATGATAAAGGTATGTTGAGTGTTCAGTTACTGAATACTAGTGCAAAATCTATTGAGTATCAACTGCAAGTGGGGAAGCAGTATGCGGTGATAGAAATTCCTGAAAATTCAGTACAGACAGTGAGGGTACAGCTATAAAAAGACCAACAAATACTGGTAGCTCGACACGATCATTACGATCCAATATTTTGGGGACAACATCAATAGTGATTCAGCTTAGATATAGTAAAAGGTAGATGCAGTGACACACTCCCCCAAAACAAGTTTCAAATTGAATAAAGATGGCAAGTTTGTGATAAATAATTACAACTCTGCAAAACCATTCTCAAGCTTCTTTCCAGGTATTGCTGGTAAAATGGGCGTACCGATGTGGGTCTTTTATGTAAATCGTGGACAATGTATTTGCAGCATGGGTGTTCAGGATAAAGAGAATCCAATCATGGAGTTTCTCCCAGCCAATTGGGCATATCAATTGGTCTCTACCCAGGGATTCAGGACATTTCTTAAATTTCCGAAAGAATCGGACACCAATTATTATGAACCCTTCCAGGAGCACTATCGCGATCGAGAGATAATCAGAACTCAAACCATGCATATTGCGCCATCGCATTTGACCCTGGTTGAGGAGAATGAAACCCTCGGGTTGAAGTTTAGGGTTGAGTATAATTCTGTCCCAGAGGACAATTATGCCGGTCTCATCCGCAATCTAAGCATTACTAATCTGAATAACTTGAGCATCAGCTTTGATGGTCTTGATGGTTTACCCCTGATTATCCCATACGGGATTGGTAATAATGGGTTAAAACAGATGCGCAGATTGATGGAAGCTTTTGTCGAGGTTTCTAATTACGACCAGATTGCACCCCTGTTCAAAGCAAAAGTGGAACCTGCAGATCGACCTGATGTCCAGCTGATCCGTAAGGGTAACTTCTATCTGGGTTTTGAAAGTGGGTCAGAGGGGAATAGGCTCTTGCAACCAGTTGTTGACCCACAATGCATCTTTGGATCTCACAATGATTATAGCTTTCCTGCCAGATTTTTAGAAACCACTGGATCAGAAATATTTGACGGTCAGGCTTTTGAAAACCGATTGCCATCTGCGATGAGTCCATTTAGTAAAACATTGGAATCAGGAGAAACCTATACCCTGACATCCATTGTCGGACACATAGATTCAGCTGAAGAATTAAATAGTATGCTTCCCCGAGTTTCTAAAAACGAATACCTGGTGTCAAAAGTTGAGACCAGTATCAATATTATTGACAATCTGACCCAGAATAGTCTGGTGGTCAGTGAGGATCTAACATTTGATATGTATGTTCGGCAAAACTTCCTTGACAATGTTCTGCGAGGTGGTTTTCCCTATACCCTGAAAGGGAAAAAAGGCCAATCCGTCTTGCACCTTTATTCAAGGAAGCATGGCGATCTTGAGCGTGATTACAATGATTATCGCATTACACCAAGTTTTTATTCTCAAGGCAATGGCAATTTTCGAGATATCAACCAAAACCGACGCTCTGACCTCTTTTTTAATCCTGATGTAGGATCAAACAATCTGGAACACTTTGTCAATCTGATTCAACTGGATGGATTCAACCCATTGGTCATCAAGGAGCTCCGCTATAGACTGAATGCTTCAGACACTGCATTAGAAGTGGTTAAGTCCAATCTGGGGAAGGATTTGGCCAAATCCATAATCTCCTTCATGGGAGAAGCCCATACCCCTGGTGAGCTATTGAAATACCTCAGCAAGCAGAATGTGGAATTTCCCCAAAACGCTGACGAGTTCCTTGGTGATCTACTACCCGCTTGTCACAAAATACACGAAACAGATCATGCAGAAGGCTACTGGTCTGATCACTGGACCTATAATTTAGATCTGTTGGAAAACTACCTGGCCATCTATCCCGATAAACTCCAATATATCCTTTTTGTGAAGCAGGATTTTACCTTTCATGATAGCCCCTACCATGTACGCCCACGAGATGAAAAATATGTAATCTGGGATGATAAGCTGATGCAGCTCGGAGCGCTTGCTTATGATGAAAAAAAAGCAGCGCAAATTGATGCCAGGAGTCATAATCAAAAGTTAGTCCGTGTGAATCATGGAACTGGCAAAATTTATCGCACAAACCTGTTCACTAAACTTATCTGCATTATCACTAACAAAATGGCTTCACTGGATCCATCAGGGATTGGTGTCGAGATGGAGACAGATAAACCAAACTGGTACGATGCTCTAAATGGTTTGCCGGGACTCATGGGATCGAGTCTCAGTGAAACCCTGGAGATCAAACGGCATATACAGTTTCTTCTGAGCGCTGTCAGAGCTACTAAAAGTCCGACGCAGACAATTCCAATATTCAATGAATTGCTGAGCTTCATGACCGCCATGCAGAAGCTTCTAAGAAAAAATTTCGATGCCTTTGATTATTGGGATCAATCCACAACCCTGAAGGAAAATTTCCGGGAGATGACTCACCTGGGTATCAGCGGTGATGAGACATCCATTGGAATAAAAAGAGCTGAAAAATATTTGCAGGATTGCCTGCAATACCTGGAGGTAGGAATAGAACTGGGTTGGGATGCTGAAGGAAAAATCCCCATGACCTACCTCTATCATGAAGTACTTGAGTATGAAATCATAGAAGTCACAAATTCAGATGGGATTCAAGTGACTCAGACTAATGAAAAAGGTCTGAAATGTTTCAGGGCAAAAGCTTTTAAAGGACACCAGCTTCCGCATTTCCTGGAAGGGCCTGTTCACTTCTTACGTTGCCTCCCAGAACACAAGCAGGCCCGGAAGCTGGTACAAAACATTCGCCAGAGTGATCTCTATGATCAAAAACTAAGGATGTATAAAGTGAACGCATCTCTGGCTGATCAGCTCATGGAAATTGGTCGGGCACGTGTGTTTTCACCGGGTTGGTTCGAGAACGAATCCATCTGGCTTCATATGGAATACAAATATATGCTGGAGATGCTCAGAAATAAACTTTATGAGGATTTCTTCAAGGATTTTAAACATGTGTTTATTCCCTATTTACAGCCTGAAACATATGGCCGGAGCATCCTGGAAAATTCATCTTTTCTAGTGAGCAGTGCCAATCCTGATCCTGGTTTGCATGGTGCCGGGTTTGTAGCTCGACTAAGTGGGGCCACAGCGGAATTCATTCATATCCTGAATGAAATGATGATTGGATCCAATCCATTCTTTACAAGCAAATCAAGTGAGCTTCATTTCACCTTGAAACCGGTTATCCCTGACTGGTTGTTTACCAGCCGGGAGCGACAGATCAATATTAGCAGGGAGGGAACTGCCGAGCAAGTTTCAATTCCTGCCAACAGTTTCAGCTTCATGTTTCTGGGTAAAATCCTCATCACTTATCACAATCCAACCAGGAAAAACACCTGGGGTGAAAATGGTGTTGCACCTATGTGTTGGAAAGTTGTCGATGAGAATGGGATAACCCACCAGATCAGTGGAACAACAATAGATAATACATACGCCAGTTTGATTCGAGACAGAAAGATCCATCGAATCGAAGTTGAGCTTAGTTAGAAATATTAGAATTATTTTACAAGTATCAGGAGATTTTAAATGAGAGGGACGGAAGAAAGAATAGCTGAATTGATGTCCAAGATGAATCTGGATCAATTGGTCGGTCAGATCGTCCAGCCAGAACGTCAATTTGTAACTCCTCAACAGGTTAAAGACTTTCACATTGGATCTGTGCTCAGCGGGGGTGGATCAACACCAGGCGATAATAAGCCTGAGGATTGGATCGCAATGAATGATGAATATTGGGCTGCCTCCATGGAAGCAGATGATGAGCACCTGGCCATCCCCATAGTTTACGGAGTTGATGCTATCCATGGGAACTCCAATGTCACCGGGGCCGTGGTCTTTCCACATAATATCGGTCTTGGTGCAACAAAAGATCCTGACCTGCTAGAAAGGGTTGCCCGGGCAACCGCTCGAGAAATTGCAGTAACGGGTGTGGAATGGACATTTGCACCCACACTGGCGGTGGCAAGAAATAGCCATTGGGGTCGCACCTATGAAAGCTATAGTGAGGATCCAAAAATCGTTTCTCAATATGCCCCACGTTTTGTTTCCGGGCTTCAGGGAGATTTTGGTGAAGAATGTGTGATCGCGTGTGTAAAACACTTTGTTGGAGATGGCACCACTGTTCATGGAATCGATCAGGGTGATGCTCAGATTGATGAAGAAGAGTTGCGCCGATTGCATATTCCACCTTATCAGGCGGCTATTGATGCAGGTGTATTGACTGTAATGGCTTCTTTAAATAGTTGGAACGGCCTTAAATGTCATGAACATCGTTACCTGCTAACAGACATTCTCAAAGATGAATTAGGCTTCAAAGGCTTCATCGTTTCAGATTGGGATGGGATAAATATTCTCTCAGATGACTTTGGCAAAGCTGTAGAACTGGGTCTGAATTCCGGTATGGACATGTTTATGGTCACTGAGAAGTGGGAAGAATTTATTCAGCATACCAAGACGCTGGTTTTGAGTGGCAGAGTTCCCAGAAAACGATTAGAAGATGCTGTCAGAAGGATACTTAGAGTTAAAATCGAATTCGGTTTATTCGATAAACCAAGACCTGCAGATAGAAAACTCTCAAGGAAAACAGAGATCTTTGGATCCACAGAGCATCGAGAAGTCGCTCGTGAGGCAGTT
This window encodes:
- a CDS encoding glycoside hydrolase family 30 beta sandwich domain-containing protein, translated to NNGQWESMHFTPESQSEFVQNHLGPGLETAGYSNTKLLVYDQNRDGLEHWTDVIFPADQANKYVYGVAVHWYESTFKVYEEVFDRVHAKFPDYTIIHTEGCIDDLGKNPPEGVLDPQKFKETDWFNNDDFWWDDNATDWAYSVTWEGVAVEDHPAYTPVHRYARNIIESIDHWATGWVDWNIVLDKDGGPNHVGNFCGAPIMIDKESQFVYYTPIFHVLSQLSRSIRPGDKAVQTHQVTDELGSDDLHSCATINDKGMLSVQLLNTSAKSIEYQLQVGKQYAVIEIPENSVQTVRVQL
- a CDS encoding glycoside hydrolase family 3 protein produces the protein MRGTEERIAELMSKMNLDQLVGQIVQPERQFVTPQQVKDFHIGSVLSGGGSTPGDNKPEDWIAMNDEYWAASMEADDEHLAIPIVYGVDAIHGNSNVTGAVVFPHNIGLGATKDPDLLERVARATAREIAVTGVEWTFAPTLAVARNSHWGRTYESYSEDPKIVSQYAPRFVSGLQGDFGEECVIACVKHFVGDGTTVHGIDQGDAQIDEEELRRLHIPPYQAAIDAGVLTVMASLNSWNGLKCHEHRYLLTDILKDELGFKGFIVSDWDGINILSDDFGKAVELGLNSGMDMFMVTEKWEEFIQHTKTLVLSGRVPRKRLEDAVRRILRVKIEFGLFDKPRPADRKLSRKTEIFGSTEHREVAREAVRKSLVMLKNDDALLPLAKDARILVAGKNANNRGHQCGGFTVNWQGATT